A single Chaetodon trifascialis isolate fChaTrf1 chromosome 18, fChaTrf1.hap1, whole genome shotgun sequence DNA region contains:
- the phldb2b gene encoding pleckstrin homology-like domain family B member 2 isoform X4 — MTEVASILDSEMMFQPESDQMSPVEPKSPPLDLIDTGKGLKVQTATPHLVSLGSGRLSVAITLLPLKEGVTRIGREDAPIPQDITIQGPGIEAEHCLIINEGGVVTLDPCGHLCSLDGVQVTVPTPLTQGYSLCLGKSYFFRFNHPEEASRMKSMLPQKSPVSALAYNTDYLKFSSDYSHAVVGGTSSARGMRSASELRDLMDTLQRKKIALENSLRANGNANPSYFSVTQSPPTTPITSPATSSSAYQEQARRFYGLDHPPMSLKSAPPLSPGRRSDPSSSLSSRTSIGRNQDSFGDSRRLHNPGSSTLLSTWNGGGSSISVDGGNSFLLSLPPSSSSSRTPSAGGATSMPSSPRLGRRSYGNQEPLPSNRTRKYSAGSLSGMMGGGHSRSLPRLCPSPSPRDNNSALTLSTLPPRRSEGGCKFSKDHYNNSQNASPDLNHNSSNSSQLSSSRSQIQSSTQGDGVVSISLSTPKNFPSTTPSIPSTNAPPDVTIPSRAGGSSSPRVAKKLSLTSTSSVGSISSTGSSPPEMERLASRGVSTGVELYLGERERRGVGLELAGAPGPGLGERRSSFGKAGLEPGMGLGERRQSFGKAGVTPPGGFRERRGSISSLSGKEELTDYHHRQKEERLREQEVERLERQRLETILSLCSELGRAERDGGGAATNPISTVADLQKINQELEKLQLNDDDDDTPSVFSDSSAVNGTTGNGHMASPGSENGYYDDDLQVRQRRSSGHRDNRAESPAVSLRSFGPSPSPRIQRTNEAVDDAARRRGHEVRPSEEEVRRVEEERIQVLNNMEEVEQKVKELDNQMEESAREVEVERALVEAEMESEVAALQQEKDALEALHNKMADLETKSQQEKEKACELLQAERGRVERLAQIVCEQRSQLDSCPEATKEPLQEQLARDCEVLETETKRFEDLEFQQLERESRQDEEKENHTQQLLREIADYQRSTVNRKERLLTLKKQAAQITQQAQREKESFLKERSNLEAMLQREKENLTTLERKYADLTGGRCFTLREHFRLLEERRRSEKEGGSHLSDTLPRKRTTNSMTPQFMCATLGRSFPTKAHQPLVQSTSCGSILPRILSLSNKETESRRLHKGQPSSRAASQTNVYLDSFGYRDNQAFDTMSVDSTDSIETSISACSPDNVSSASTSNVAKLEEMERLLREAQAEKRSLLEHKEREMDMRKQALEEERKRREELEKRLQEETSRRQKLIEREVKMREKQRAQSRPLTRYLPVRKDDFDLRAHIESAGHSTDTCFHLSISEKTCRGYLVKMGGKIKTWKKRWFVFDRNRRTLSYYADKHEAKLKGVIYFQAIEEVYYDHLKNAHKSPNPSLTFSVKTHDRVYYMVAPSPEAMRIWMDVIVTGAEGYTQFMV, encoded by the exons GTTATTCCCTGTGTCTGGGTAAGTCCTATTTCTTCCGATTCAACCATCCTGAGGAGGCCAGCAGAATGAAGAGCATGCTTCCACAAAAGAGCCCTGTGTCCGCTTTAGCCTAcaacacag ACTACTTGAAGTTTAGCAGTGATTATAGCCATGCAGTGGTGGGCGGCACCAGCAGTGCTAGGGGTATGCGATCAGCCTCCGAGCTCCGGGACTTGATGGACACCCTGCAGCGCAAGAAGATTGCCCTGGAGAACAGCCTGAGAGCTAACGGGAATGCTAACCCCTCCTACTTCAGTGTGACACAG TCTCCTCCAACCACTCCTATCACGAGTCCTGCCACATCCTCATCAGCCTATCAGGAACAGGCCAGACGTTTCTATGGCTTAGATCATCCGCCCATGTCTTTGAAATCTGCTCCCCCTCTTTCCCCTGGAAGACGATCCGacccttcctcttctctgtcttcccGCACCTCTATCGGTCGCAACCAGGACAGTTTTGGAGATAGCCGCCGGCTGCACAACCCGGGCTCCTCTACGTTATTGTCCACATGGAATGGTGGAGGCTCCTCCATTTCTGTTGATGGTGGCAAtagcttcctcctctctcttcctccctcatcctcctcatcccgCACTCCATCAGCAGGAGGTGCGACCAGCATGCCATCAAGCCCCCGTCTTGGCCGCCGTAGCTATGGCAACCAAGAGCCATTGCCCAGCAATCGAACCAGGAAATACTCTGCAGGCTCGCTTAGTGGGATGATGGGAGGTGGGCACAGCCGCTCGCTACCACGCCTCTgcccctctccatctccccgTGACAACAACAGTGCCCTGACTTTGTCAACACTGCCCCCAAGGCGATCTGAGGGGGGCTGCAAATTTAGCAAAGACCATTACAACAACAGCCAGAATGCcagccctgacctcaaccacAACTCAAGTAACTCCAGCCAgctctcctccagcaggagTCAAATCCAGAGCTCTACTCAGGGAGACGGTGTCGTGTCTATCTCACTTTCCACCCCTAAGAACTTTCCTTCCACCACCCCTTCCATCCCTTCCACAAACGCCCCACCTGATGTGACCATCCCGTCCAGGGCGGGGGGCTCCTCTTCTCCTCGTGTGGCCAAAAAACTCAGCCTGACCTCGACTAGCTCTGTGggctccatcagctccacagGTTCCAGCCCTCCAGAAATGGAGCGGCTGGCCAGCCGTGGAGTCTCCACAGGAGTGGAGCTGTATTTGGGTGAGAGGGAGAGGCGAGGGGTCGGCCTAGAGCTCGCTGGTGCCCCAGGGCCTGGACTTGGAGAGAGGAGGTCTTCCTTTGGAAAGGCAGGCCTGGAACCTGGGATGGGGCTGGGTGAAAGGAGGCAGTCATTTGGAAAGGCAGGAGTGACCCCACCAGGGGGTTTCAGGGAAAGAAGGGGGAGTATCAGCTCACTGAGTGGGAAGGAGGAACTGACCGACTACCACCACCGCCAAAAAGAGGAGAGACTCCGtgagcaggaggtggagagacTG GAGCGACAGCGGCTTGAGACTATCCTGTCTCTGTGTTCGGAGCTGGGCCGAgctgagagagatggaggtggCGCAGCTACAAATCCCATTTCAACTGTGGCCGATCTCCAAAAGATCAACCAGGAGCTTGAGAAGCTTCAACTGaacgacgacgatgatgacaCACCATCGGTCTTTTCGGACTCTTCGGCTGTCAATGGAACGACGGGGAACGGACACATGGCCTCCCCTGGATCAGAAAACGGTTACTATGATGATGATCTCCAGGTACGACAGAGGCGCAGCAGTGGTCACAGAGACAACAGGGCAGAATCCCCCGCTGTCAGTCTGCGAAGCTTCGGTCCATCACCTTCCCCACGTATACAGAGGACCAATGAG GCTGTGGATGATGCAGCCCGTCGCCGTGGGCATGAGGTGAGGCcttcagaggaggaagtgaggcgtgtggaagaggagaggatcCAGGTGCTGAACaacatggaggaggtggagcaaaAGGTCAAAGAGCTGGACAACCAAATGGAGGAATCTGCCCGAGAG GTGGAGGTTGAGCGAGCTCTGGTGGAGGCTGAGATGGAGTCAGAGGTGGCTGCTCTCCAGCAGGAAAAAGATGCTCTGGAAGCACTTCACAACAAGATGGCTGACCTAGAGACCAAGTCccaacaggaaaaagaaaag gCGTGTGAGTTGCTGCAGGCAGAAAGGGGCAGAGTAGAGAGGTTGGCTCAGATTGTGTGTGAGCAGCGCTCCCAGCTGGACAGCTGCCCTGAGGCCACCAAGGAGcccctgcaggagcagctggccagg gacTGTGAGGTGCTCGAGACAGAGACGAAGCGTTTTGAGGACCTGGAGTTCCAACAACTGGAGCGAGAGAGCAGGCAGGACGAGGAGAAGGAGAACCATACGCAGCAGCTTCTCCGGGAGATCGCAGACTACCAACGGAGCACCGTCAACCGCAAG GAGCGGCTGTTAACTCTGAAGAAGCAGGCAGCACAGATTACCCAGCAGGCTCAGCGAGAGAAGGAGAGCTTCTTGAAGGAGAGGAGCAACCTCGAAGCAATGCTGCAAAGG GAGAAAGAAAACCTCACCACGCTGGAAAGAAAATATGCTGACCTCACTGGTGGCCGGTGTTTCACTCTCAGGGAG CATTTCCGCTTgctggaagagaggaggaggtctgaGAAAGAGGGTGGCTCTCATCTAAGTGACACATTACCCAGGAAGAGAACCACAAACAGCATGACCCCCCAGTTCATGTGCGCAACGCTGGGACGCAGCTTCCCTACCAAG GCCCATCAGCCCCTGGTGCAGAGCACAAGCTGTGGCAGCATTCTTCCAAGAATTCTCTCCTTATCCAACAAGGAAACTGAATCTCGACGTCTTCATAAAG gtcaGCCCAGCTCCCGAGCAGCTTCTCAGACCAATGTCTACCTCGATTCTTTTGGGTACCGTGACAACCAGGCCTTTGACACAATGAGCGTGGATAGCACTGACTCCATTGAAACCAGCATCTCTGCTTGTTCACCAGACAACGTATCCAG tgcCAGTACTTCAAATGTGGCCAAGTTGGAGGAGATGGAGCGTCTGCTGAGAGAAGCTCAGGCAGAGAAGAGAAGCCTCCTCGAACACAAG GAGCGAGAGATGGACATGCGAAAGCAGGCGCTGGAGGAGGAGCGGAAAAGaagggaggagctggagaaaagGCTCCAGGAGGAGACGAGCAGACGACAGAAACTCATTGAGCGGGAGGTGAAAATGCGAGAAAAACAGAGGGCACAG TCCCGGCCACTGACTCGGTACCTGCCGGTGCGAAAGGACGACTTCGACTTGCGGGCTCACATTGAGTCGGCGGGCCACAGCACAGACACGTGCTTCCACTTGTCCATCTCTGAAAAGACCTGCCGAGGCTACTTGGTCAAAATGGGAGGCAAAATCAAAACCTGGAAGAAACGCTGGTTCGTCTTTGACCGCAACCGACGCACCCTCTCCTACTATGCAG ATAAACATGAAGCCAAACTGAAAGGAGTCATCTACTTCCAAGCTATTGAAGAAGTGTATTATGATCACTTGAAGAATGCACATAAG aGCCCAAACCCCTCCCTGACCTTCAGTGTCAAGACTCATGACAGAGTCTACTACATGGTGGCCCCCTCTCCTGAGGCCATGAGGATCTGGATGGATGTGATCGTCACAGGCGCTGAGGGATACACCCAGTTCATGGTGTAG
- the phldb2b gene encoding pleckstrin homology-like domain family B member 2 isoform X3, with protein sequence MKSMLPQKSPVSALAYNTDYLKFSSDYSHAVVGGTSSARGMRSASELRDLMDTLQRKKIALENSLRANGNANPSYFSVTQSPPTTPITSPATSSSAYQEQARRFYGLDHPPMSLKSAPPLSPGRRSDPSSSLSSRTSIGRNQDSFGDSRRLHNPGSSTLLSTWNGGGSSISVDGGNSFLLSLPPSSSSSRTPSAGGATSMPSSPRLGRRSYGNQEPLPSNRTRKYSAGSLSGMMGGGHSRSLPRLCPSPSPRDNNSALTLSTLPPRRSEGGCKFSKDHYNNSQNASPDLNHNSSNSSQLSSSRSQIQSSTQGDGVVSISLSTPKNFPSTTPSIPSTNAPPDVTIPSRAGGSSSPRVAKKLSLTSTSSVGSISSTGSSPPEMERLASRGVSTGVELYLGERERRGVGLELAGAPGPGLGERRSSFGKAGLEPGMGLGERRQSFGKAGVTPPGGFRERRGSISSLSGKEELTDYHHRQKEERLREQEVERLERQRLETILSLCSELGRAERDGGGAATNPISTVADLQKINQELEKLQLNDDDDDTPSVFSDSSAVNGTTGNGHMASPGSENGYYDDDLQVRQRRSSGHRDNRAESPAVSLRSFGPSPSPRIQRTNEAVDDAARRRGHEVRPSEEEVRRVEEERIQVLNNMEEVEQKVKELDNQMEESAREVEVERALVEAEMESEVAALQQEKDALEALHNKMADLETKSQQEKEKACELLQAERGRVERLAQIVCEQRSQLDSCPEATKEPLQEQLARDCEVLETETKRFEDLEFQQLERESRQDEEKENHTQQLLREIADYQRSTVNRKERLLTLKKQAAQITQQAQREKESFLKERSNLEAMLQREKENLTTLERKYADLTGGRCFTLREDTASLADVCRSLSDRWCDTTSATISLPPVNFCTLSSLLSSIFLKNAEGYVTVSEINEIYSQLGGDPKPAPHPTPANASPESRVNPLPDGDTPKPPEDELCHSSSPADCYSSSSSSSTCHLNPRPLPKTPSVHWPENMVSYRDPSPLPDSPPPPLPVKTHRHRHRQHFRLLEERRRSEKEGGSHLSDTLPRKRTTNSMTPQFMCATLGRSFPTKAHQPLVQSTSCGSILPRILSLSNKETESRRLHKGQPSSRAASQTNVYLDSFGYRDNQAFDTMSVDSTDSIETSISACSPDNVSSASTSNVAKLEEMERLLREAQAEKRSLLEHKEREMDMRKQALEEERKRREELEKRLQEETSRRQKLIEREVKMREKQRAQSRPLTRYLPVRKDDFDLRAHIESAGHSTDTCFHLSISEKTCRGYLVKMGGKIKTWKKRWFVFDRNRRTLSYYADKHEAKLKGVIYFQAIEEVYYDHLKNAHKSPNPSLTFSVKTHDRVYYMVAPSPEAMRIWMDVIVTGAEGYTQFMV encoded by the exons ATGAAGAGCATGCTTCCACAAAAGAGCCCTGTGTCCGCTTTAGCCTAcaacacag ACTACTTGAAGTTTAGCAGTGATTATAGCCATGCAGTGGTGGGCGGCACCAGCAGTGCTAGGGGTATGCGATCAGCCTCCGAGCTCCGGGACTTGATGGACACCCTGCAGCGCAAGAAGATTGCCCTGGAGAACAGCCTGAGAGCTAACGGGAATGCTAACCCCTCCTACTTCAGTGTGACACAG TCTCCTCCAACCACTCCTATCACGAGTCCTGCCACATCCTCATCAGCCTATCAGGAACAGGCCAGACGTTTCTATGGCTTAGATCATCCGCCCATGTCTTTGAAATCTGCTCCCCCTCTTTCCCCTGGAAGACGATCCGacccttcctcttctctgtcttcccGCACCTCTATCGGTCGCAACCAGGACAGTTTTGGAGATAGCCGCCGGCTGCACAACCCGGGCTCCTCTACGTTATTGTCCACATGGAATGGTGGAGGCTCCTCCATTTCTGTTGATGGTGGCAAtagcttcctcctctctcttcctccctcatcctcctcatcccgCACTCCATCAGCAGGAGGTGCGACCAGCATGCCATCAAGCCCCCGTCTTGGCCGCCGTAGCTATGGCAACCAAGAGCCATTGCCCAGCAATCGAACCAGGAAATACTCTGCAGGCTCGCTTAGTGGGATGATGGGAGGTGGGCACAGCCGCTCGCTACCACGCCTCTgcccctctccatctccccgTGACAACAACAGTGCCCTGACTTTGTCAACACTGCCCCCAAGGCGATCTGAGGGGGGCTGCAAATTTAGCAAAGACCATTACAACAACAGCCAGAATGCcagccctgacctcaaccacAACTCAAGTAACTCCAGCCAgctctcctccagcaggagTCAAATCCAGAGCTCTACTCAGGGAGACGGTGTCGTGTCTATCTCACTTTCCACCCCTAAGAACTTTCCTTCCACCACCCCTTCCATCCCTTCCACAAACGCCCCACCTGATGTGACCATCCCGTCCAGGGCGGGGGGCTCCTCTTCTCCTCGTGTGGCCAAAAAACTCAGCCTGACCTCGACTAGCTCTGTGggctccatcagctccacagGTTCCAGCCCTCCAGAAATGGAGCGGCTGGCCAGCCGTGGAGTCTCCACAGGAGTGGAGCTGTATTTGGGTGAGAGGGAGAGGCGAGGGGTCGGCCTAGAGCTCGCTGGTGCCCCAGGGCCTGGACTTGGAGAGAGGAGGTCTTCCTTTGGAAAGGCAGGCCTGGAACCTGGGATGGGGCTGGGTGAAAGGAGGCAGTCATTTGGAAAGGCAGGAGTGACCCCACCAGGGGGTTTCAGGGAAAGAAGGGGGAGTATCAGCTCACTGAGTGGGAAGGAGGAACTGACCGACTACCACCACCGCCAAAAAGAGGAGAGACTCCGtgagcaggaggtggagagacTG GAGCGACAGCGGCTTGAGACTATCCTGTCTCTGTGTTCGGAGCTGGGCCGAgctgagagagatggaggtggCGCAGCTACAAATCCCATTTCAACTGTGGCCGATCTCCAAAAGATCAACCAGGAGCTTGAGAAGCTTCAACTGaacgacgacgatgatgacaCACCATCGGTCTTTTCGGACTCTTCGGCTGTCAATGGAACGACGGGGAACGGACACATGGCCTCCCCTGGATCAGAAAACGGTTACTATGATGATGATCTCCAGGTACGACAGAGGCGCAGCAGTGGTCACAGAGACAACAGGGCAGAATCCCCCGCTGTCAGTCTGCGAAGCTTCGGTCCATCACCTTCCCCACGTATACAGAGGACCAATGAG GCTGTGGATGATGCAGCCCGTCGCCGTGGGCATGAGGTGAGGCcttcagaggaggaagtgaggcgtgtggaagaggagaggatcCAGGTGCTGAACaacatggaggaggtggagcaaaAGGTCAAAGAGCTGGACAACCAAATGGAGGAATCTGCCCGAGAG GTGGAGGTTGAGCGAGCTCTGGTGGAGGCTGAGATGGAGTCAGAGGTGGCTGCTCTCCAGCAGGAAAAAGATGCTCTGGAAGCACTTCACAACAAGATGGCTGACCTAGAGACCAAGTCccaacaggaaaaagaaaag gCGTGTGAGTTGCTGCAGGCAGAAAGGGGCAGAGTAGAGAGGTTGGCTCAGATTGTGTGTGAGCAGCGCTCCCAGCTGGACAGCTGCCCTGAGGCCACCAAGGAGcccctgcaggagcagctggccagg gacTGTGAGGTGCTCGAGACAGAGACGAAGCGTTTTGAGGACCTGGAGTTCCAACAACTGGAGCGAGAGAGCAGGCAGGACGAGGAGAAGGAGAACCATACGCAGCAGCTTCTCCGGGAGATCGCAGACTACCAACGGAGCACCGTCAACCGCAAG GAGCGGCTGTTAACTCTGAAGAAGCAGGCAGCACAGATTACCCAGCAGGCTCAGCGAGAGAAGGAGAGCTTCTTGAAGGAGAGGAGCAACCTCGAAGCAATGCTGCAAAGG GAGAAAGAAAACCTCACCACGCTGGAAAGAAAATATGCTGACCTCACTGGTGGCCGGTGTTTCACTCTCAGGGAG GATACAGCCTCTTTGGCTGATGTGTGTCGGTCTCTTAGCGACCGCTGGTGCGACACCACTTCAGCCACAatttctcttcctccagtcAACTTTTGCActctctcatccctcctttcctctaTTTTTCTCAAGAATGCTGAG GGCTATGTCACAGTCAGTGAAATCAATGAAATTTACTCACAACTTGGGGGGGACCCTAAACCCGCCCCTCACCCCACTCCAGCCAATGCCTCTCCTGAGTCCAGGGTAAACCCCTTACCTGACGGCGACACCCCCAAACCACCAGAGGATGAG CTCTGTCATTCCTCCTCACCTGCCGACTGTtactcttcttcctcctcttcttccacctGCCATCTAAATCCCCGCCCCCTCCCCAAAACGCCCTCTGTGCATTGGCCAGAGAACATGGTGTCATATCGAgacccctctcctctccctgactctcccccacctccccttcCTGTCAAAACTCACCGTCACCGACACAGGcag CATTTCCGCTTgctggaagagaggaggaggtctgaGAAAGAGGGTGGCTCTCATCTAAGTGACACATTACCCAGGAAGAGAACCACAAACAGCATGACCCCCCAGTTCATGTGCGCAACGCTGGGACGCAGCTTCCCTACCAAG GCCCATCAGCCCCTGGTGCAGAGCACAAGCTGTGGCAGCATTCTTCCAAGAATTCTCTCCTTATCCAACAAGGAAACTGAATCTCGACGTCTTCATAAAG gtcaGCCCAGCTCCCGAGCAGCTTCTCAGACCAATGTCTACCTCGATTCTTTTGGGTACCGTGACAACCAGGCCTTTGACACAATGAGCGTGGATAGCACTGACTCCATTGAAACCAGCATCTCTGCTTGTTCACCAGACAACGTATCCAG tgcCAGTACTTCAAATGTGGCCAAGTTGGAGGAGATGGAGCGTCTGCTGAGAGAAGCTCAGGCAGAGAAGAGAAGCCTCCTCGAACACAAG GAGCGAGAGATGGACATGCGAAAGCAGGCGCTGGAGGAGGAGCGGAAAAGaagggaggagctggagaaaagGCTCCAGGAGGAGACGAGCAGACGACAGAAACTCATTGAGCGGGAGGTGAAAATGCGAGAAAAACAGAGGGCACAG TCCCGGCCACTGACTCGGTACCTGCCGGTGCGAAAGGACGACTTCGACTTGCGGGCTCACATTGAGTCGGCGGGCCACAGCACAGACACGTGCTTCCACTTGTCCATCTCTGAAAAGACCTGCCGAGGCTACTTGGTCAAAATGGGAGGCAAAATCAAAACCTGGAAGAAACGCTGGTTCGTCTTTGACCGCAACCGACGCACCCTCTCCTACTATGCAG ATAAACATGAAGCCAAACTGAAAGGAGTCATCTACTTCCAAGCTATTGAAGAAGTGTATTATGATCACTTGAAGAATGCACATAAG aGCCCAAACCCCTCCCTGACCTTCAGTGTCAAGACTCATGACAGAGTCTACTACATGGTGGCCCCCTCTCCTGAGGCCATGAGGATCTGGATGGATGTGATCGTCACAGGCGCTGAGGGATACACCCAGTTCATGGTGTAG